One region of Bartonella alsatica genomic DNA includes:
- the bafA gene encoding BafA family autotransporter → MESLSGKGRTVIFTSIPYDSCHLSFHVDEFSGNLQFNFNVSIMEEDHSSNYLSIDNGAGKHKVSVADSGVEITGSFLQKNGLITEINLITDKSGEASFTLANHSGDEIEAVDSGAYMYGLYKRERSAESNGDTTIWYLGRETGRSGYSDNRFQRTSRKQKVAVSLIASFTDADINKTSFFRSQVSVLRNASSMGNRQKTSSSRLPRHLHEKQKDSVFSVPLFIERQPIGLSRPEVSHYHPSDEQQQLVISTNASLLADQMILRLNDPAQPFPESKQELSVSNFLTTPSTDAVLSMSVTPGLVFHNELQTVRSGRRILDRNKKDTALWTYAIKSKESVATDHTDFKFEQTGIVLGIGGVSELADGEFYIGGFGSYDQARVIHARGGISGINTYSIGAYATYFDHSGLYLDGVLKYNSYQNNLKAVSTNGLAIEGNYNQWVMGTSFEAGYCFKMAQNNWLQAYAQLTWLQVEGKQVKLSNEMIGDINSFTSLRSEVGLSLGYELGSDIDTSSLAYIRAGWLRENKDNNHTTINQQHKFTTDLSGNAGKIGVGLSSLLNGKLKLYAEAYYFKGHKIKQSLQGILGVRYSF, encoded by the coding sequence ATTGAGAGTTTAAGTGGGAAGGGGAGAACTGTTATTTTTACTTCTATCCCATATGATTCATGCCATCTTTCATTTCATGTTGATGAATTTTCAGGTAATTTACAATTTAATTTTAATGTAAGTATTATGGAAGAAGACCATAGTAGCAATTACTTATCAATTGATAATGGTGCAGGGAAACATAAAGTAAGTGTTGCTGATTCTGGTGTTGAAATCACAGGTTCTTTTTTACAAAAAAATGGTCTTATCACCGAAATTAATTTAATTACCGATAAAAGCGGAGAAGCTAGTTTTACTCTGGCAAACCATTCTGGTGATGAAATTGAAGCTGTTGATAGTGGAGCCTATATGTATGGTTTATATAAGAGAGAAAGAAGTGCAGAGTCTAATGGTGATACCACAATTTGGTATTTGGGCAGGGAAACTGGTAGATCGGGATATTCGGATAATCGCTTTCAACGTACGAGCAGGAAACAAAAGGTTGCTGTTTCGTTAATTGCTTCATTTACTGATGCAGATATTAATAAAACATCTTTCTTTCGGAGCCAAGTTTCCGTTCTTCGTAATGCTAGTAGCATGGGAAATCGTCAGAAAACATCCAGCTCACGACTTCCTCGGCATTTGCACGAGAAGCAGAAGGATTCTGTTTTTTCAGTTCCGTTATTTATAGAACGTCAACCTATTGGGTTGTCACGTCCAGAAGTTAGTCATTATCATCCTTCTGATGAGCAACAGCAGCTTGTTATTTCTACAAATGCTTCGTTGTTAGCTGATCAAATGATTTTGCGCCTAAATGATCCAGCTCAACCTTTTCCAGAGTCGAAGCAAGAATTGTCAGTTTCTAATTTTTTGACCACCCCCTCTACGGATGCAGTGTTATCTATGTCAGTTACTCCAGGACTTGTTTTTCACAATGAATTACAAACTGTGCGTTCTGGAAGGAGAATTTTAGATAGAAATAAAAAAGATACTGCTCTATGGACATATGCGATCAAAAGCAAAGAAAGTGTTGCAACAGATCATACAGATTTTAAGTTTGAGCAAACAGGTATAGTATTAGGTATCGGTGGTGTAAGTGAACTGGCGGATGGAGAGTTTTATATTGGTGGTTTCGGCAGTTATGATCAAGCACGGGTGATACATGCACGAGGTGGCATCAGTGGCATAAATACATATAGTATTGGAGCTTATGCGACTTATTTTGATCATAGTGGATTGTATCTAGATGGTGTCTTGAAATACAATAGTTATCAAAATAATCTGAAGGCTGTTTCCACGAACGGTTTAGCCATTGAAGGAAATTATAATCAATGGGTGATGGGTACCTCATTTGAAGCGGGTTATTGCTTTAAGATGGCCCAAAACAACTGGTTGCAGGCTTATGCGCAATTAACGTGGTTGCAAGTTGAAGGTAAACAGGTAAAGCTCTCGAATGAAATGATCGGTGATATAAACTCCTTTACTTCGTTGCGCAGTGAGGTTGGGTTATCTTTAGGGTATGAATTGGGGTCGGATATAGATACTTCATCTCTGGCTTACATTAGGGCTGGATGGTTGCGTGAGAATAAAGATAACAACCATACAACAATTAATCAACAGCATAAATTTACCACAGACTTGTCAGGAAATGCCGGTAAAATAGGGGTTGGTTTAAGCAGTTTACTGAATGGAAAATTAAAGCTTTATGCAGAAGCATATTATTTTAAAGGACATAAGATTAAGCAATCACTTCAAGGTATTTTGGGTGTACGTTATAGCTTTTAA
- a CDS encoding AIDA repeat-containing protein, producing MTNIRNGGSISKGFALITKTPIPSNNSKIKDGGVEIVENGGSSIGSTVEKGGIQIVTRAGTAINTKVSGGKQFVFEEKSFVNLKNMEKSSSVYDSIVSGVDGAVG from the coding sequence ATGACGAATATAAGAAATGGGGGAAGTATATCAAAAGGATTTGCACTGATTACTAAAACTCCTATTCCTAGTAACAATAGTAAAATTAAGGATGGCGGTGTAGAGATTGTTGAAAATGGTGGAAGTTCGATAGGTTCTACTGTTGAGAAAGGTGGAATACAGATAGTTACGCGTGCAGGTACTGCAATAAATACTAAAGTTAGTGGTGGTAAACAGTTTGTTTTCGAAGAGAAGAGTTTTGTGAATCTTAAAAACATGGAAAAATCAAGCAGTGTTTATGATTCTATAGTTTCTGGTGTGGATGGAGCAGTAGGATAG
- the uvrC gene encoding excinuclease ABC subunit UvrC, which yields MILKNNIACPKNKREKLSFLSHITWDNANQENDKNQFKGAKLIQEFVKHLPHKPGVYRMIAENGDILYIGKARNLKKRVSNYTREHGHNNRIARMIRATFHMEFVVTQTETEALLLEANLIKRLHPRFNVLLRDDKSFPYIVITDDHLAPALYKHRGTRTRKAHYFGPFASSGAVTQTINVLQRAFLLRTCTDSVFKNRTRPCLLYQIKRCSAPCTQKISDSDYRELVKNAKAFLSGKSQSVKNNMVQAMHEAAENLNFEQAAAYRDRISALSHIQSHQGINPQTIKEADVFAIAQQEGVSCIQVFFFRMGQNWGNRAYFPKADPSFSSAEILASFLAQFYDDKSLPKLILLSEEIEEKTLLTEAFSLKANRKISLSFPKKGERKNLVKYVSINAHEALGRKLAEITTYTKLLQRFAKIFQLSHTPCRIEVYDNSHIMGTNAVGVMIVAGQKGFIKNQYRKFNIRSTDITPGDDFGMMKEVIKRRFSRLIKENGLPNKSNNTKNQDNDLLPIWPDLVLIDGGAGQINSVHTILSELKLDDFITVVGIAKGVDRRAGRERFCIKGKTPFTLPPHDPILYFLQRLRDEAHRFAIGTHRKKRKKEAFKNPLDKIENIGPTRKRALLHHFGSAKVIASASLEDLTKVSGISVRIAQKIHTHFNAK from the coding sequence ATGATCCTGAAAAATAACATAGCTTGCCCCAAAAATAAAAGAGAAAAGCTCTCTTTTCTCTCACATATTACATGGGACAATGCCAATCAAGAAAATGATAAAAATCAATTTAAAGGTGCCAAACTCATACAAGAGTTTGTCAAACATCTTCCGCATAAACCAGGGGTTTATCGGATGATTGCTGAGAACGGTGATATTCTCTATATCGGAAAAGCACGTAATCTCAAAAAACGCGTCTCAAATTACACTCGTGAACATGGACACAATAATCGTATTGCCCGTATGATTCGTGCGACATTTCATATGGAATTTGTTGTCACTCAAACAGAAACAGAAGCACTCCTTTTAGAAGCTAATCTCATCAAAAGGTTGCATCCACGTTTTAATGTGTTACTACGTGATGATAAAAGTTTCCCTTATATTGTTATTACTGATGATCATTTGGCACCAGCACTTTATAAACATCGTGGTACCCGTACACGAAAAGCACATTATTTTGGTCCTTTTGCTTCTTCAGGGGCGGTTACACAAACAATAAATGTTTTACAACGTGCCTTTCTCTTACGCACCTGTACCGATTCAGTTTTTAAAAACCGTACACGACCCTGCTTGCTTTATCAAATCAAACGATGTTCTGCACCGTGTACACAGAAAATCAGTGATAGTGATTATAGAGAGTTGGTGAAAAATGCAAAGGCTTTTCTTTCTGGAAAAAGCCAATCAGTTAAAAATAATATGGTTCAAGCTATGCATGAAGCCGCAGAAAATCTTAATTTTGAACAAGCAGCAGCCTATCGTGATCGCATATCAGCCCTCTCTCATATCCAAAGCCATCAAGGCATTAACCCTCAAACGATAAAAGAAGCAGATGTATTTGCAATTGCGCAACAAGAAGGAGTGTCCTGCATTCAGGTGTTCTTTTTCCGCATGGGACAAAATTGGGGAAACCGAGCGTATTTTCCTAAAGCAGATCCATCTTTTTCTAGTGCTGAAATTTTAGCGAGTTTCCTTGCCCAATTCTATGATGATAAATCTCTGCCAAAACTCATCCTTTTATCTGAAGAAATTGAAGAAAAAACACTTCTTACGGAGGCATTCAGTCTCAAAGCGAATCGTAAAATATCGCTCTCTTTTCCCAAAAAAGGTGAACGAAAAAATCTCGTTAAATACGTCTCTATTAACGCTCATGAAGCACTTGGACGGAAGCTGGCTGAAATAACTACATATACAAAATTACTTCAGAGATTTGCTAAAATATTCCAACTGTCCCACACACCATGCCGTATAGAAGTTTATGACAATTCTCACATTATGGGAACAAATGCGGTAGGCGTGATGATTGTTGCAGGTCAAAAGGGATTTATTAAAAATCAATATCGTAAATTCAATATTCGCTCGACCGATATCACACCCGGTGATGATTTTGGCATGATGAAAGAAGTCATTAAACGAAGATTTTCACGTCTTATTAAGGAGAATGGTCTGCCCAATAAAAGTAATAATACAAAAAATCAAGACAATGATCTTCTTCCTATTTGGCCTGATCTTGTATTAATCGATGGTGGTGCAGGACAAATAAACAGTGTGCATACAATATTATCTGAATTAAAATTAGATGATTTCATCACGGTTGTTGGCATAGCCAAAGGTGTTGACCGTAGAGCGGGACGTGAACGATTTTGTATAAAAGGCAAGACGCCCTTTACTCTACCTCCGCATGACCCTATCCTTTATTTTTTGCAACGCCTGCGTGATGAAGCACACCGTTTTGCAATCGGGACTCATAGAAAAAAACGCAAAAAAGAAGCATTTAAAAATCCACTTGATAAAATCGAAAATATTGGCCCGACAAGAAAGCGTGCGTTGCTTCACCATTTTGGAAGTGCTAAAGTTATTGCCAGTGCTTCACTCGAAGATCTAACAAAAGTTTCAGGAATTTCTGTTAGAATTGCACAAAAAATTCATACTCATTTTAATGCAAAATAA
- the bafA gene encoding BafA family autotransporter: MQYKWRPSCWVLMISSCFIQAAVADEGGGRFFCQPSSYSGNEKIFRDQYNEDVGTGKCILGTSNNHALVGMRSELGSFEKLRKEKGIGILASKMQDFDSESEGKAKQYVQGRNIALFKKSELIFINDGAFLKNFVLDNNGKAYFSNDGEKDNPGQSINNTVRDGATIYVYAGGFSKNSKVERGGTESVYAAKGKQGFSKNAVVKVGGQQNVGNGGKAEGTEIFGGKQLVFGEGEVGGKIKGSRASDTVIHGQGELLGLQEVYDGGIVWNTKVMQGGIQNVTKKAQSAKNGGFAFETQIFGGGKQYVLEGGKAIGVSLNETAIQEIHNDGYVKNLTINNESSSWVHAGATLEGKTLVNHSGQLHLYAGNEQYRTTVEHIILNGRDTKLYSITDEFDGKSSLIQKLSGEGSVIFTFTGSDPYYSQLHVNNLSGSLHFEFNTAIAHNRGDYLFVEDGKGNHTISVVDSGVEITNPFSNKRDLITDQSGGAHFTLADLSGEKINAIDGGTYIYDLKQRNDENGKVWFLSSDRINGSEPSISAPIDPLFPGRPSITPSTDAVLSTAAAPGLIFHNELQMIRSGRGILDKNRKDTDLWAYAIKNRERVATDHTHFKLEQTGLVFGADELSELTHGDLYVGGFGSYDQARVIHARGSASNLNTYSIGTYATYFDNRGWYLDGVLKYNYYRDNLKAVSTNGLAIQSDYNQWAIGGAFEIGCHFETAQRSWMQPHIKVTGVQVEGKKIKLSNGMTGDISPLTSFLSEVGLTAGHEFIVDAETSLTAYITAAWLRENIDDNSTTINNQHQFIMDLSGNAGKLGIGLNSFINDKLKLYVEAHYLKGHKIKQSLQGSLGLRYRY, translated from the coding sequence ATGCAATATAAGTGGAGACCAAGTTGTTGGGTGCTCATGATTAGCAGCTGTTTTATTCAGGCAGCTGTTGCAGATGAGGGCGGGGGGCGATTCTTTTGTCAGCCTTCAAGCTATAGTGGAAATGAGAAAATATTCCGTGATCAATACAATGAGGATGTGGGGACAGGGAAATGCATACTTGGAACATCTAACAATCATGCTCTCGTAGGAATGCGTAGTGAGTTAGGCTCTTTTGAAAAGCTTAGAAAGGAAAAAGGTATTGGTATATTGGCTAGCAAAATGCAGGATTTTGATAGCGAGAGTGAAGGTAAGGCTAAGCAGTATGTGCAAGGAAGAAATATTGCACTTTTTAAAAAATCTGAACTCATATTTATTAATGATGGAGCATTTTTAAAAAATTTTGTACTCGATAATAATGGTAAAGCTTACTTTTCAAATGATGGTGAGAAAGATAATCCAGGGCAATCCATTAATAACACAGTGAGAGATGGAGCAACAATTTACGTTTATGCGGGAGGTTTTAGTAAAAATAGCAAAGTTGAACGTGGTGGAACTGAAAGTGTTTATGCTGCGAAAGGGAAACAAGGCTTTTCAAAAAATGCTGTAGTTAAGGTAGGTGGACAGCAAAATGTTGGGAATGGAGGGAAAGCAGAGGGGACAGAAATTTTTGGTGGTAAACAGCTTGTTTTTGGGGAAGGGGAGGTTGGAGGAAAAATTAAAGGGAGTCGTGCTTCAGATACTGTAATTCATGGTCAAGGCGAACTACTAGGGTTGCAGGAAGTGTACGATGGGGGAATAGTTTGGAATACGAAAGTTATGCAAGGAGGTATACAAAATGTTACGAAAAAGGCTCAAAGTGCAAAAAATGGTGGTTTTGCGTTTGAAACACAAATCTTTGGTGGCGGTAAACAATATGTTTTAGAAGGAGGAAAAGCTATTGGTGTCTCTTTAAATGAGACTGCTATTCAGGAAATACATAATGATGGATATGTAAAAAATCTAACAATTAATAACGAATCAAGTTCATGGGTGCATGCTGGGGCAACATTAGAAGGTAAGACTCTAGTGAATCATTCTGGACAACTTCATCTTTATGCAGGAAATGAACAATATCGTACTACAGTAGAACACATTATTTTAAATGGACGAGATACAAAACTGTACTCTATCACTGATGAGTTTGATGGAAAAAGCTCTCTGATCCAGAAATTAAGCGGTGAGGGGAGTGTTATTTTTACGTTTACTGGTTCTGATCCGTATTACTCTCAACTTCATGTTAATAATCTTTCAGGAAGTTTACATTTTGAATTCAATACCGCTATTGCACATAATCGTGGTGATTATCTCTTCGTTGAAGATGGCAAAGGTAATCACACAATAAGCGTTGTTGATTCTGGAGTTGAAATTACCAATCCTTTTTCAAATAAGCGTGATTTAATTACTGATCAAAGCGGTGGAGCTCATTTTACTCTGGCAGATCTTTCTGGTGAAAAAATTAACGCTATCGACGGTGGAACCTATATATATGATTTAAAACAGAGAAATGACGAAAATGGAAAAGTTTGGTTTTTGTCTTCCGATCGTATCAATGGATCAGAACCTTCCATTTCTGCTCCGATAGATCCGTTGTTTCCTGGGAGGCCGTCAATTACTCCTTCAACTGACGCTGTGCTGTCGACAGCGGCGGCTCCTGGGCTTATTTTTCATAATGAACTGCAAATGATACGTTCTGGAAGGGGGATTCTGGACAAAAATCGGAAAGATACAGATCTATGGGCTTATGCAATTAAGAACAGAGAACGCGTTGCTACAGATCACACACATTTTAAGCTTGAGCAGACAGGTCTAGTATTTGGTGCTGATGAGTTGAGTGAATTAACGCATGGAGATTTGTATGTTGGTGGTTTTGGCAGTTATGACCAAGCACGTGTTATTCATGCACGAGGCAGTGCTAGCAACCTGAACACTTATAGCATTGGAACGTATGCAACTTATTTTGATAACCGTGGATGGTATCTGGATGGTGTTTTGAAATATAATTATTACAGAGATAATCTAAAAGCTGTTTCAACGAATGGTTTAGCCATTCAAAGCGATTATAATCAGTGGGCGATAGGTGGGGCATTTGAGATTGGTTGTCATTTTGAGACGGCACAGAGAAGCTGGATGCAACCTCATATCAAAGTAACAGGAGTGCAGGTTGAAGGTAAAAAAATCAAACTTTCCAATGGAATGACAGGTGATATAAGTCCATTAACTTCATTTCTTAGTGAAGTTGGATTAACAGCAGGGCATGAATTTATTGTTGATGCAGAAACTTCATTAACAGCTTACATTACAGCAGCTTGGTTACGTGAGAATATAGATGATAATTCCACAACGATTAATAACCAGCATCAGTTTATTATGGACTTGTCTGGAAATGCGGGTAAATTGGGAATTGGTTTGAACAGTTTTATCAATGACAAATTAAAGCTTTATGTAGAAGCTCATTATCTTAAAGGACATAAGATTAAGCAGTCACTTCAAGGTAGTTTAGGATTACGCTATAGGTACTAA
- the pgsA gene encoding CDP-diacylglycerol--glycerol-3-phosphate 3-phosphatidyltransferase, with protein MKNHTFSFPNILTYARIVAVPIVVACFFLEGRLQSSDIARWIAVSIFIVASITDFLDGYLARIWEQTSNIGRMLDPIADKLLVSACLLLLAADSTIAGWTLWAAIIILCREILVSGLREYLAELKVSVPVSRLAKWKTFVQMIAIIFLLAGPSGNKIFPYTVEFGITMLWISALLTLWTGWDYFRAGLKHVIT; from the coding sequence ATGAAAAATCATACTTTTTCTTTTCCCAATATTCTGACCTATGCACGAATTGTTGCAGTACCAATAGTTGTTGCATGCTTTTTTTTAGAAGGACGACTACAATCAAGTGATATCGCACGTTGGATTGCCGTTTCCATTTTTATAGTTGCATCCATTACAGACTTTCTTGATGGCTATCTTGCCCGTATTTGGGAACAAACATCCAATATCGGTCGCATGTTAGATCCAATTGCAGATAAACTTCTTGTATCTGCCTGTCTGCTCTTGCTTGCCGCAGACAGTACTATTGCTGGGTGGACACTATGGGCAGCCATTATTATTCTTTGTCGGGAAATTCTTGTCTCAGGATTACGTGAATATTTGGCTGAATTAAAAGTCAGTGTTCCTGTCTCTCGTCTTGCTAAATGGAAAACTTTTGTACAAATGATAGCCATTATTTTTCTTTTAGCAGGACCATCTGGTAATAAAATTTTCCCTTATACCGTGGAATTTGGCATTACTATGCTGTGGATCTCTGCTCTCCTCACATTGTGGACAGGATGGGATTATTTTCGTGCAGGCTTAAAACACGTCATTACATGA
- a CDS encoding 23S rRNA (adenine(2030)-N(6))-methyltransferase RlmJ, giving the protein MNYRHIYHAGNFADVFKHIIVTRIVEYLKRKEKAFRVIDTHAGIGMYDLSSLEAHKTGEWREGIQRLFSAPIPEDLKTFLCPWSNIIDSFNAGRKEFLFYPGSPVIIRQLLRKQDRLTAIELHDEDYHILAKNFAGDYQTKVLHLDGWLTLNAHLPPKEKRGFTLVDPPFEKPGEFSRLIEGLMKAYRRFPGGIYALWYPVKYDKEIENFLHALYQTGIPKILQLEMRVRKSSILPTMNGSGMIVINPPYLLEEEIKKLSPFLINRLGQDKNAQIIHKWIQK; this is encoded by the coding sequence ATGAATTATCGGCATATTTATCATGCTGGCAATTTTGCTGATGTTTTTAAACACATTATTGTCACCCGCATTGTGGAATATCTCAAACGTAAAGAAAAAGCTTTTCGAGTTATAGATACGCATGCTGGTATCGGCATGTACGATCTCTCTTCTTTAGAGGCACATAAAACAGGAGAATGGCGCGAAGGCATCCAACGGCTTTTCTCAGCTCCTATCCCAGAAGATTTAAAAACATTCCTTTGTCCATGGAGTAACATTATTGATTCATTTAATGCAGGGAGAAAAGAATTTCTATTCTATCCTGGTTCTCCTGTTATTATTCGTCAATTATTACGTAAACAAGATCGACTCACCGCAATTGAATTGCATGATGAAGATTATCATATTTTAGCAAAAAATTTTGCTGGTGATTATCAAACAAAAGTACTGCATTTGGATGGTTGGCTTACTTTAAATGCGCATTTGCCACCAAAAGAAAAACGTGGATTTACCCTTGTTGATCCTCCCTTTGAAAAACCTGGTGAATTTTCCCGACTCATTGAAGGATTGATGAAAGCATATCGCCGTTTTCCTGGAGGAATCTACGCTTTATGGTATCCTGTTAAATATGATAAAGAAATTGAAAATTTTCTTCATGCACTTTATCAAACAGGGATTCCTAAAATTTTACAACTCGAAATGCGTGTTCGAAAAAGTTCAATATTACCTACAATGAATGGAAGTGGGATGATTGTTATCAATCCTCCCTATCTTTTGGAAGAAGAAATTAAAAAACTTAGTCCGTTTCTTATAAATCGTCTTGGACAAGATAAAAACGCACAAATAATTCATAAATGGATCCAAAAATAA
- the ndk gene encoding nucleoside-diphosphate kinase, whose translation MAVERTFSMIKPDATRRNLTGAITKMLEDAGLRVVASKRVWMSKREAEMFYAVHRERPFFSELVEFMSSGPTIVQVLEGENAIAKNREVMGATDPMDAKEGTIRKAYALSIGENSIHGSDSSETAKTEITFWFSEVEIVG comes from the coding sequence ATGGCTGTAGAGCGTACTTTTTCAATGATTAAACCAGATGCAACGCGTCGTAATTTGACAGGAGCGATTACGAAAATGCTTGAAGATGCAGGTTTACGTGTGGTTGCATCTAAGCGTGTGTGGATGAGCAAGCGTGAAGCTGAAATGTTTTATGCAGTTCATAGAGAACGTCCATTTTTTAGTGAATTAGTTGAGTTTATGTCTTCTGGTCCAACTATTGTGCAAGTTTTAGAAGGGGAGAACGCCATAGCTAAAAATCGTGAAGTGATGGGTGCTACAGATCCGATGGATGCAAAGGAAGGAACAATCCGTAAAGCGTATGCTTTATCGATTGGTGAAAATTCCATTCATGGTTCAGATAGCTCTGAAACTGCAAAAACAGAAATCACTTTTTGGTTTTCTGAAGTAGAAATTGTTGGTTAA
- the tatB gene encoding Sec-independent protein translocase protein TatB codes for MFGIDGPEFLVILLVLIVVVGPKDLPKMLKTMARAIAYVRSTANEFRYQFDDAMRQVEFDDLQKTLSDNSDLNLNKELTRIFNPIHDIVRGIGDNSDVKTLHHKTEKDKEILVCDQNGVNEDLTVSDNPHSSGSISLISKDREGAS; via the coding sequence ATGTTTGGGATTGATGGACCAGAGTTTCTGGTGATTTTACTTGTTCTCATCGTCGTAGTTGGACCAAAAGATTTACCTAAAATGCTAAAGACAATGGCAAGGGCAATAGCTTATGTACGTTCAACAGCGAATGAGTTCCGTTATCAGTTTGATGATGCAATGAGACAAGTCGAGTTTGATGATTTACAAAAAACATTGTCGGATAATAGTGATCTAAATCTAAACAAGGAGTTGACAAGGATTTTTAATCCCATTCATGATATAGTAAGGGGGATCGGCGATAATTCTGATGTAAAGACATTACACCATAAAACAGAAAAAGATAAAGAAATATTGGTATGTGATCAAAATGGAGTCAATGAAGATTTAACTGTATCCGATAATCCTCATAGTTCTGGGAGTATTTCTTTAATTTCTAAAGATAGAGAAGGTGCTTCATGA
- the tatA gene encoding twin-arginine translocase TatA/TatE family subunit has translation MGNIFSPTHLIIILLIILVLFGRGKVSELMGDVAKGIKAFKKNMKEEEDSVEVKCETPDISKTIDVEPQQSELLSVKCAAAGRKASSSSKGEKTSVAKKQRVK, from the coding sequence ATGGGTAATATTTTTTCACCAACACATTTAATTATAATTTTATTGATTATCCTTGTGCTTTTCGGGCGTGGCAAGGTTTCTGAATTAATGGGTGATGTTGCTAAGGGGATTAAAGCTTTCAAAAAGAATATGAAGGAAGAAGAAGATAGTGTCGAGGTTAAGTGCGAAACGCCTGATATTTCTAAAACGATTGATGTTGAACCTCAACAATCTGAATTATTATCGGTGAAGTGTGCTGCAGCAGGCAGAAAAGCTTCTTCCTCTTCTAAAGGAGAAAAGACATCTGTTGCTAAAAAACAGCGTGTAAAATAA